A stretch of DNA from Trueperaceae bacterium:
ACCACCCCCCGCGCCTTCAAGCTCATCCAGGGCTACGTCTGGCATCCGCGCGACCAGGCCGTGGACCTAGCCGCCTACCTGCCGGAAGCGCTCGGCCCCGACGTTCACGTCCTCTTCGACGCCATGCCAGCGGCGCCGTTCACGTTCTTCGACGACGGCACGCTGAGCGCCACGCAGGTCGTCTACCAGCTCACGGTGGTCGCCATCGTCCAACCGGGGCAGGTGCCGGACGCGCTGCTGGCCGAGATGGCCGAGCGGCTCGGCGAGCGGCTCGAGACGACCCCGCAAGGCGTCGGCTGGCAGCTGATGAGCGACCTGCGCGAGGTCGACTGAGCTCCGAGCTAGAACGACGTGCGCGAAAGAACGCAACTGACCGGCGCTGGGAGTCCGGCCGGCCTCAGCCGCGCCGCGCCAGCAGCTCCTCCAACTGGAAGCCGTGCCGCATGGGGTGGGCCACGGCGTGCTCGAGCATGGCCGGGATGGTCAGGGGGACGCCCCAGTTGGACGTGAAGACCGTGGTCCGCACGCCGGCCAGCGACACGTCCTTCAGGGCCGCCCGCCAGCGCTCGAGCAGGCGCTCGACGTGGTCGTCCGCCAGGGCCGCGACGTCGGCAGGCGCGGGCTCGGGGGGTACGGACGGGTCCGGCAGCCCCAGCTGGC
This window harbors:
- a CDS encoding DUF3208 domain-containing protein; translation: MARFGDDPADDGTEPPAAGPGSEPEGGYTERVGNDRDLWEGEATTPRAFKLIQGYVWHPRDQAVDLAAYLPEALGPDVHVLFDAMPAAPFTFFDDGTLSATQVVYQLTVVAIVQPGQVPDALLAEMAERLGERLETTPQGVGWQLMSDLREVD